The nucleotide window tccccaaaaactttactaagacacatttccttccaaaatgtatatttactgagatatcgcactttgacgcactaatgagcaaccctgtatacatacatattacCTACAAAATAGAATatacattttcatattatgTACATACAGAACAGTTTTATTCTGAATTAACgaagtaattttcaatttttgtttgctttacTTTCTTTTGACCAGCGAGGAAAGCCATTTCTTTTAGCTTTTGAAGAACTAAAATATCCTGTATTGAGACTTTATTTGTTTCCGCCCACTTCAAGCATATATTGAATGCTTTCACTGCTTCTTCATTTTTTACGTATTCTATCTTTGAAGTCACTTTGGTTTCGACGTCGTTCTAACTATCACTGACATTTTCTAATCCTGCTTCCTCTAGAGGCAGTAAAGCTTAATTTTCTTGAACCCATTCCAtcactttattatttgttaaagtCTCATCACCTAACATATCCAGCATATTGGAAACAGTAGCAATTTCCTTCGAAGCATCCATAAGTTGTTATCTCAGTAACGATAATGGAACTAAATTTTCTGCTTCGTACTCCGAATCTCTGTTATCTTAGGGAAAGATTAGTTTTCACAATTCTTAATGGCTTGTGGGGACACCTTTAACCAAGCATTGTAAAGAAAACCGACAGCATTTTTAAGTGACAAGTTGTTTAAACACTGGgctatttcttcattttcctttGACAAAATATGGGTCAACAAACTTTTACGGTGAAATAATTTGGCCAAATATATGGCATTTTGATCTAAGGGCTGTATTAAAGCAGTACAGTTTGGAGAAAGAAACATGACCATAAAACACCATCTTCACTTGCCATTTCTACTGCTCCATGGCTAGTTGCATTATCTACTAACAGTAGAGTTTTTTCAGGCAAATTTACTCGTTTAAGGGGATTTTTAACTTATCGAATAAATGATGTTTCGAACCATTCCTCAAGTATGCCAAATGTCATCCAGGCATTTTTGAAATGCCTATATTCAACAGGAAGTTCCGCCTTTTTACAGGCTCTGGGGTTTTTTGATTTGTCAATCGCTGCAGTTTTAGTTTATTCGTTCCGTTGGCATTTGTACAAACCAAAAAAGTTATCCGTTGTTTAGTTATCTTTCGATCAGAAGCTGTTCTTTCTTGAGAGCGTATCATTGTGTTTTCGGGTAGCATTTTCCAGAATAGAACCGATTCGTCAGCATTGTACACTTGTGACTCTCACTTAAATTCAAAGACTGCATTTTCGTTTTTAGTGTTGTGACAAATGGTTTCACTACAGCTTGGTTATTTGACAATTTCTTACCACAAACTTTCAGTACTCGCAGACCGTGGCGAGACCTAATATTTCGTATCCAACCCCTGCTTGCTGTAAAAGTATTATTTCCATAGACGTGCGTATAAAACTGTTTAGTTTTTGCAGTTAAAATTTCGTAAGAAATTGGTACATGATGTGCTCGTTGGGTGCAAAAccaagaataaaaaagtttttccactTCAGGATACTCTGCTAATTTTAACGTTTTACGCTTTCCAAGGCTTGGGTtgtaaattttctacaaatgtatgaaaaccaaaaaaattagtatgCTTACCGAAACACTTTTTACCATCCGACATCTTTTGATTTTCGcatgatttttcttaatgtcGGATACTGTTGACGCACCAACGCCATActcaaaagcaaattttttctCGCTTTCACTTCGATTTAAtcggtttaaaatttctgatttCTCACTTAACAATaatgttttgtatttgtgtgtGGACGGCATAGTGCATACATAATCGATGCATTACGCTTGATTCGATGTTGCACACTAGACATGAAGAATTAATatatatgtgagctttcatataGAAGGTGATACGGGGttggatattaattaatttaaggCAAGAGCAATAAACCTGTTATCTTACAAGGATGGAGCTACGTCTTATCCTTGGGCATATGTGGTATGTCACCGACACCTAAGAGTGCCCATTGGAgattgactaaacttgtactagttaaagtagatcgttgccttgaaagataaagagggtttgtttatcatatgggggtgtgaagagaatgactaagggatgtaagcgtgggaagaatgtagaaggtttagcgattatcttttgaagataaacagatgcgcGGGGATGTCTCCGCCACCTTGTATGAGGGGGGCATTCTTTTCCCAATCttggtcgaataaagaagtcttgcttaaattcgtgttttttttatttttttaagaaggaaatatttttttcttacatatatatacatatatatatatgtgagctttcataaagaaagccatatggggttacttatcaacctattcaatgtaaatgcaaaaaacatgttgtcccataatattgtaacctatccttggacatgtgcggaatgtcacaggcacctactggtgccccattgtaaattagaaatggactaaacttgtactagtcagaatagatcattcgtggtaaaagataaaggtctgtttatcatctcgcctaaaaacatatggaggtgcgaataagatgattaagggatgtaagtgtgggaagaatgtgggaagtatggtgacaggcttttggaagaaaagcagatgcaccTGGGGTGACtctcacgcatcaaaaagggattcattcgattcccgattctagagaaataaagaagtaccgcctaaacttgtgtttttgtttctctacgagttAGGGAACTTCtgacatatatatatacagttatggccaaaaaaataagagcgtcgtttaaaaaatctattataagtaataacatttacaatatttattctaaaaatatacaacttgtttcaaaatattgttcttaacATCTACTTCATCTATCTACTACATCATCTTATTTGCAATACTAGACTACAATATATTACAAGACACaagaaattcaagaattttatcgaaaattcgagtggtcaaaaaaataagagcgTTTAGAAATAGCTCtcaaaactagaaaaaaacatataaaagaacaataaaCTAATCAAAAATGCCGTAATTACAATATTATACTCAATATTTGGTCGGATATCCTTTCTGGGATAATACTGCAGCGCATCGTTTAGGCATGGAGTCTATCAACTTGCGGCAGATTTCTAATGGAATAGAATACCAGATTTcttgaacatttttccataaaagttTCACGttcgttgttttttttaaagctacacgacttttaagaattttccacaaattttcaatcggGTTCATGTCCGGGGACTGAGATGGCCAAGGTAAAATGTCAATACTTTGAGAATTCAACCACGCTTTAACAACTTTGGCGGTATGTTTAGGGTCGTTATCATGTTGGTAGATCCATTTCAATTGCAGATTTTCTTCGGGTAAGGCAACAtaacattttgcaaaatatccaagtaaatttcttttgtcatgtttttttttatcaaataaatcggACCAACTCCTTCATACGAGAACGAGCCCCAAACTTTAATATTGCCTCCACCATGTTTAATAGtgcaaattgtattttttgggTTTAGTTGTTCATTTATCCGACGTCTCACAGTTACTTTCCCATCATTTccgaacaaattaattttggtttcgtccgaaaaaagaatgtttttccaatgcacacgatttaaattattttttgcaaattcaatGCGACGTTTaagatgtattttatttaaagaggGCACTTTTCTCGCAATTCTACCATTATAACCGAACTGCTGCATTCGTCTTCGAATAGTTCTAGCACTAATTGgtaagttgaaattttgtttggcAGCTGTGGACGTCACAAAAGGATCTTTTGCCACTTCACGTATTAAACGAGCATCTTCCCTACTTGTAGTTTTACGTTTCCGGCCTCGGGACTCTGGTTTTTGCTGCatatctttttcttttaatacttTTGCCACAAGAGAAGGAGATCTATTAAGTGGTtcacaaataaatttgtaagttTTTCCTCGTTCACGCAACTGTAAAATTATCCGACGCTTTTCACTACTGCAATGTTGATTGCGACCcattttacacaatttttaaacacaATATTACACACGATAAAGTACTCTGcgtcttttattttcaaagaatcttaattaaataactcTTAAAACATTCGGGTCCAGGGATTGCATCTTCGGCCATCTTTTGCTCTCGATTTTCCTGTTTTGTTTACAATCATAACTAACAAATAAATCCCTCGTACCAGACTAAATAATTCTGTAACAGGACATGAACTGGTGTCTATAATATTTGGTTAAGTTATAACAACAAACATAATTCACACACGAAACCATTAAGTGACGAATATACTTGTATTTCTGATGTGATTTATATCAAATACCCCAATATCCCTAAAcgctcttatttttttgaccactcgaattttcgataaaattcttgaatttcttGTGTCTTGTAATATATTGTAGTCTAGTATTGCAAATAAGATGATGTAGTAGATAGATGAAGTAGATgttaagaacaatattttgaaacaagttgtatatttttagaataaatattgtaaatgttattacttataatagattttttaaacgacgctcttatttttttggccataactgtatatatatatgtacatatgttcTTCTGTATGTGTCATCGGGAATAACACATGTTTTAACCTGTTCGaatgtgcaaaaaaataagtcCGGACTATCAAAACAATGAAAGTCCGGATTACAACCTACGTAATGTACAAGTCAGTGCGGATTACCGAGCAATCCGGATTACTGGAGTTGTACTAtaacataaatgaaaattaccaaACAATTACTGCACCCATTCCAACTTTGCTTGTTTGCAGCAAACTGGTCCCAAAGTATCAAATTTGTCTGTTTTAGTCTTAAGAATTTAATTGACTATCAGGTTTTTGATGAATTATAAAGGAGTTATTCCGTTATGAGTAATATAGGGAAAATATTCCTATCGGCAAGACACTTACCAGCTCGAACTTCTGGCAAGTATGCAACTTTTACCTattaaaaatctgttttgCATATATCGGGCCTGATGCCCATGAATGATCTATTCTCTATCAGTTATTAGGTtgtttcacatgaaatgtCCGAATTTACTCGTGACTTAAGAGActataactttttcaaaaattatatttaatcgaaatatgcaccattACAATCTGCACATTTAGCCTGCCATTTAGTGACAAGTTTTGCAAttccattttcataaaaatcattgCTTCTACTTTGAATAAACTCCTTAAAGGCACTTTCTATAGTGGCTTGATCAAGGTACCGTTTTCCGATGAGGAAGTTGTCTAGGTGTTTAAAAGTGATAATCCGTCGGTGACAAGTCCGGCGAATATGGTGGATGTGGTAGTGTTTCGTACTCCATTTCTCTGAGCTTTTTCACGGTTCTTTGCGAAACATGTGGTCGCGCGTTGCCATGAAGAAGGATTGGCCCCTTTCTATTGACTAATGACGGTTGCTTAACAGACAACTTTCGATGCATTTCGGTAAGTTCGGCACAATATTTCTCTGCCGTAATGGTTTCACCCGGTTTTAAGAAGTTGTAATGGATTATGCCCCCCATTGACCACTATACAGTAACCATAGTCTTTTTTGGGTGCAAATTCGGTTTAGGCATGTGTTTTGGATTCTCATCGGCATCTAACCATTGTGCAGAGCGTCGTCTGTTGTCATACAGCATCCATTTTTCGTCGCACATTATAATGCGATCCAAAAACGGGTCTCTGTCGTTTCGGATCAGCAGAGAATTACAAATTTCCTGGAGCGTAATTTTCTGCCGTTCATTAAACTCGTGCGGGACCCACTTATCCATCTTCTTTACTTTCCCAATCAGCTTTAGGTGCCGAGAAATTGTTGCGATGCTAACGTTTAGCTCTTCTGAAAGTTCTCGTACTGTTTGGCGGGGATTTGCCTCAACCAGCGCACCTGCAAAACTTCATCATTCAGGGCACTCTTTGGTTTACCACGGTCTTCAATTTCCAGGCTCTCGTCTCCAGATTCGAATTTGGCATACCAGCGACGAATAGTGCGTTCATTTGCAGAACCCTCCCCAAAAGCACAGTTGATATTTCAGGCAGCTTCTACGACGTTATACCCACTTTTCCACTCATACAAGTACAAGACGCGAAAATCTCTTGGATACATGTTAGACATGATCGGTTCAAAAATGTGTCAGAACTGTACAcaattccacaaaaaaatatcagataaGAAACAGCACACTCTCAGGTTTGAAACGATATATTTGGCGCATAACTAGAAAAAAGTCTTGATGCAAAAAAAGACGAAAGAAAAGTTAAGGCTTAAAATCCGacatttcatgtgaaacaGCCTAATATAAGTGTCTATTCAGGGTCTAGTTCCCCCTTTTAACATATCTCGAggcccaatttttttttatgagtgaCGGGTCAATAAAACTTGATCACTCTATATTTTCTCAACCAACACATTTCACGACGTTGTGGTTCAAACTTTTATAATCACGTTGTACAGGTACGTTTTgcttaatatattttctgaaaCCATAATTTCATTG belongs to Euwallacea similis isolate ESF13 chromosome 7, ESF131.1, whole genome shotgun sequence and includes:
- the LOC136410111 gene encoding jerky protein homolog-like, which produces MPSTHKYKTLLLSEKSEILNRLNRSESEKKFAFEYGVGASTVSDIKKNHAKIKRCRMKIYNPSLGKRKTLKLAEYPEVEKLFYSWFCTQRAHHVPISYEILTAKTKQFYTHVYGNNTFTASRGWIRNIRSRHGLRVLKVCGKKLSNNQAVVKPFVTTLKTKMQSLNLSESHKCTMLTNRFYSGKCYPKTQ